The following are from one region of the Populus trichocarpa isolate Nisqually-1 chromosome 8, P.trichocarpa_v4.1, whole genome shotgun sequence genome:
- the LOC7494469 gene encoding probable sugar phosphate/phosphate translocator At3g11320: MKSTSRFFTISLVASWYCSNIGVLLLNKYLLSNYGFKYPIFLTMCHMTACSLLSYVAIAWMKMVPMQTIRSKTQFLKISALSLVFCVSVVFGNISLRFLPVSFNQAVGATTPFFTAVFAYLMILKREAWLTYATLVPVVTGVVIASGGEPSFHLFGFIMCISATAARALKSVLQGILLSSEGEKLNSMNLLLYMAPIAVVILLPVTLVMEENVVGITVALARDDSKIIWYLLFNSALAYFVNLTNFLVTKHTSALTLQVLGNAKGAVAVVVSILIFRNPVSVTGMLGYSLTVFGVILYSEAKKRSK, encoded by the exons ATGAAGAGCACATCACGATTTTTCACGATCAGTCTAGTGGCATCATGGTACTGCTCAAACATAGGAGTTCTGTTGCTTAACAAATACCTGTTAAGCAATTACGGGTTCAAGTACCCGATCTTCTTGACCATGTGTCACATGACAGCTTGTAGTTTGTTAAGTTACGTCGCAATTGCGTGGATGAAGATGGTACCTATGCAGACGATTCGGTCTAAAACACAATTCTTGAAGATCTCGGCTTTAAGTTTAGTGTTTTGTGTGTCGGTTGTGTTTGGTAATATTTCTTTGAGGTTCTTGCCTGTCTCTTTTAATCAGGCTGTTGGTGCTACTACGCCGTTTTTTACGGCTGTTTTCGCTTATTTGATGATTCTTAAGAGAGAGGCTTGGCTTACCTACGCTACCTTGGTTCCTGTTGTTACTGGGGTTGTTATTGCTAGTGGG GGTGAACCAAGTTTTCATCTATTTGGGTTTATAATGTGTATTTCTGCTACGGCTGCAAGGGCACTCAAATCAGTGCTGCAAGGGATTTTACTTTCTTCTGAAGG gGAGAAGCTGAATTCTATGAACCTCCTCCTATACATGGCTCCGATAGCTGTTGTAATTTTACTCCCAGTAACACTTGTCATGGAAGAAAATGTGGTAGGTATCACAGTGGCTCTCGCCAGAGATGACAGTAAGATCATCTGGTACTTGCTATTCAATTCAGCACTTGCATATTTTGTGAACCTGACCAACTTCTTGGTTACAAAACACACCAGTGCTCTTACTCTCCAG GTTCTTGGTAATGCAAAAGGGGCCGTGGCTGTTGTGGTCTCAATTTTAATATTCAGAAATCCTGTGTCTGTTACCGGGATGCTTGGTTACTCGCTTACAGTCTTTGGAGTAATCCTCTACAGCGAAGCCAAGAAACGAAGCAAATGA